AAAGTTCTATTTCTAATAATAATCCTGTTTATCAACTGCCTCCAATGGTGGAAGTTACTACGGTACCTAAAATAGGAAAAGAGCATTTAAAAGATACCTTAATCTTTGACCCTTCGCAAAACGAAATGGAAGATTTTCGTGAACTAATTACCTATTCTAAAATAAACAATCAAAATTATAGAATTACAGTTCGTACGTTAATTGTAGAATCGGAAGACATATTAATTGCCGTTATTATTTCATACCTCATTGTACTTTTATCAATATTTATATTTCTTTTCTATTTTAATAAATCCAGAACTCAAAAATTATGGAATCCGTTTTTTAAAAATCTTGAGCAAATGAAACTTTTTTCATTGAGTTCTGAGACTCCTATTTCATTATTGGAAAGCGACATATTAGAGTTTTCTGAATTGAACACTGAAATTACCACCTTAACCGAGAAAGTTCGGTCCGACTATAAAAACCTAAAACAGTTTACAGAGAACGTATCTCATGAACTACAAACCCCGTTAGCTATTATTCAAGCTAAAATAGACACCCTTATTAATGGAGAAGGACTTAACGATTTACAGTTTGAGCAATTATCATCAATACAAAATGATATTCAGCGCCTTAAACAATTAAACAAACGACTTGCGCTGTTATCAAAAATTGAAAATGACCAGTTTCAAAATCTTAGCGCGTGTAACTTAAACGGTATTCTTGAATATAGAATTGAAAACTTATCGGACCTATATGCAATAGATATTCGTTTAAAAAGTGAAAATGAAGTTACTTTAACGATGGATGCATATTTAGCAGAAGTACTTTGCGATAATTTACTGTCTAACGCCATTAAACATTCTAGCCCTAATACCCCAATAACCGTAATTTTAGACAAAAATTCATTGACGGTTATAAATTCTGGTACAAAAGCGGTTTTAAAACCAGAGTTGTTGTTTCAGCGTTTTTATAAAGAATCTGACCACACAAAATCAACCGGACTAGGCTTAGCTATCGTTAAAAAAATATGCGATTTATACGGGTTTCACCCTTCTTATTATTTTCAGAATAATGAACATCATTTTAAAATTAAATTGAAGAACGCCTAACTTCTTAAAACTATCTTTAGATTCTTACCCTATTATTGCCCTTAAAAATTGATTTCATGCAAAAGATTTTAATCACAATACTAGTT
The genomic region above belongs to Maribacter hydrothermalis and contains:
- a CDS encoding sensor histidine kinase translates to MNNKAKKIGLLRKTSKTFLSISLVLMLFSTIVLYFYVRTLLQGEIEEELRSTEARIESSISNNNPVYQLPPMVEVTTVPKIGKEHLKDTLIFDPSQNEMEDFRELITYSKINNQNYRITVRTLIVESEDILIAVIISYLIVLLSIFIFLFYFNKSRTQKLWNPFFKNLEQMKLFSLSSETPISLLESDILEFSELNTEITTLTEKVRSDYKNLKQFTENVSHELQTPLAIIQAKIDTLINGEGLNDLQFEQLSSIQNDIQRLKQLNKRLALLSKIENDQFQNLSACNLNGILEYRIENLSDLYAIDIRLKSENEVTLTMDAYLAEVLCDNLLSNAIKHSSPNTPITVILDKNSLTVINSGTKAVLKPELLFQRFYKESDHTKSTGLGLAIVKKICDLYGFHPSYYFQNNEHHFKIKLKNA